The Streptomyces cyanogenus DNA segment GACCGGTCACACCGCCATTCGGTCGGCATCCGCCAGGCGAGCCGTGACCCGGAGAAGTCCGCTTCCGTTCACCTGAGTGGCGGAACGCCTGGACGGGCCCTGCCGCCGCACACCCCCTGCCCTCTGGGGCGACCCACCAGCCGCCCAGCACGTCCGAGGCGCACCGAGCGCAGAAGAAGCGACCCCATGCACCAACAGCCGACTCCGCCCTCCACCGCCGGCGAACGTCCGCCCTGGAGCGGGCACGAGCCGTTCCCGACAGCAGGCGCCCGCCCCGGCACACCGGCGGCGGCCACGGATCCACCATCGCCGTCGTCCGCGGACCCACGTCCCTCCCCGGTCACCCGGGGGAGCCGTCCGTCCCTCACCAACACCCGGCCTCGCCGTCCCGCCACGGCCCCGACGCCACGCACACCCCCTGCCGGCCGCCCGGCGCCCGAGCTGCCGCCCACACACACCGCGCTGATCTGTGTGGCTCTGCCCGGCCTCGTCGTCTCCGGCGAGCTGGGCCAGCTGACCGGCCAGGGCCTGGACGGGTTCTACCGAGGCGGCAGGCGGCTGCTCTCCCGGTGCCAGATCCGCGTGGCGGGCCGCGAACCGCTGCCCGTGCAGGCCAGGATGAGCGGAGCCGACAGTGCCCGCTTCGTGGGGACGCTGCGCTCTTCCCCGGCCGTCGGCCCCGACCCCGATGTCGTCGTCGAACGAACCCGCCACGCCCACGGCACCGAACGCATCACGCTTCGCAACGCCGCCCTGCGCCCACTGCGCCTGCCCGTCGAGGTCGCCCTCGGCACCGACCTGGCGGAGCTCGCCACCATCGCCGCCGGCACCGCAACACCCGAACTCCTGGCCACCGTGCACGACTCGGGCCTGCGCTGGGCCACGGCCGAAGCAGCCGCCTGCGTCACCGCGGACCCACCGCCCGCCGACGCCCTGGCATCCGCAGGACTGCTGCGCTGGGAACTGGATCTACCACCGGCCGGGACCGTAACGGTGGAACTGCGGGTGCGGCCCGAAGGAACAGGACCCCTGCGACCAGCGGGACACGCGGCCACCAGCCCCCTGGCCCCCGCGCGGGCGGCGGGCGACGACCCCCGGGTGGCCCCGCTGCTGCACTCGGCCGTCGCCGACCTCCGGGCACTGCTCCTGCGCGACCCGGCACACCCCTCCGACACCTATCTGGCCGCAGGCGCCCCTTGGCGCTGCGGACTGGCCCCCGCCGAGGCGCTCGCCGCCGCCCGCATGACGCTCCCACTTGGCACCCGCCTAGCCGCGGGCACCCTGCGCGCCCTGGCCCGTACCCAGCTCCGGGGCCCGGGCCCCCAGGCCGGAATGATCCCGGGACCCCGGCGCGATGCCGGCCCGCACCTCCCGCCGAGCTGCAGCGGAACGGAGGCCACCCTGCTCTTCCCCGTCCTGCTCGCCGAAGCCCGCCGGTGGGGGCTGCCCGACCAGCAGACAGAGGAACTGCTGCCCGCGGCGGAGCGCTGCCTGACCTGGCTGCGCACCACCGTCGGCGACAGCACCTACCTCACCGACCCGCACCCCGCGGGCCCGGCCCGCTGCGAAACACAGGCCCACGCCCATCGTGCCGCCCTGATAGGCGCCGACCTCCTCGACGCCTATGGCAGACCGGGCGCCACGGAATTGCACCAGTGGGCACAGTCCCTGCGGACGGCCTTCCAAGCCGATTTCTGGGTGGAGGACCCCGGTGGTGGGCGCCCGGCCGCGGCCCTGGCCCCCGACGGCCGACCCGTGCCCCATCTGGCCGCCACCGCCGTCCACCTCCTCGACACCGGCCTGCTCGGCGGGGGCCGACCGGCCACCGGCCTGCTCGACAAGGTGCACACCGAACACCTCGCCCGGCTGCTCGGCACCCCCGCCATGGACGCGGGCTGGGGACTGCGCGGCCTGGGTGCCAAGGAGGCGGGACACAACCCGTTCGGACACCGGACCGGAGCCGTGCGGGTCCATGAGACCGCACTCGCCGTCGCGGGACTGGCGGCGGCCGGCTACGAGAAGGAGGCGGC contains these protein-coding regions:
- a CDS encoding glycogen debranching N-terminal domain-containing protein, which gives rise to MHQQPTPPSTAGERPPWSGHEPFPTAGARPGTPAAATDPPSPSSADPRPSPVTRGSRPSLTNTRPRRPATAPTPRTPPAGRPAPELPPTHTALICVALPGLVVSGELGQLTGQGLDGFYRGGRRLLSRCQIRVAGREPLPVQARMSGADSARFVGTLRSSPAVGPDPDVVVERTRHAHGTERITLRNAALRPLRLPVEVALGTDLAELATIAAGTATPELLATVHDSGLRWATAEAAACVTADPPPADALASAGLLRWELDLPPAGTVTVELRVRPEGTGPLRPAGHAATSPLAPARAAGDDPRVAPLLHSAVADLRALLLRDPAHPSDTYLAAGAPWRCGLAPAEALAAARMTLPLGTRLAAGTLRALARTQLRGPGPQAGMIPGPRRDAGPHLPPSCSGTEATLLFPVLLAEARRWGLPDQQTEELLPAAERCLTWLRTTVGDSTYLTDPHPAGPARCETQAHAHRAALIGADLLDAYGRPGATELHQWAQSLRTAFQADFWVEDPGGGRPAAALAPDGRPVPHLAATAVHLLDTGLLGGGRPATGLLDKVHTEHLARLLGTPAMDAGWGLRGLGAKEAGHNPFGHRTGAVRVHETALAVAGLAAAGYEKEAAGLLKGLLEAAEHFGHRLPEMFAGAQRSAGTAPLPHPAACRPAATAAASVILLLTALAGIRPDVPARTVTLRPMRSAPLGELGLSGLRVAGAPFAVRINRLGLAMVEEAADGLQLGT